The Dokdonia donghaensis DSW-1 DNA window TATTTTAAAGTATCTGGCACTTTAAAACGCATTTCTTCTGCGATTCTAAAAAAGTGGTCTACGGCATTACGACTAGTTAATATAATAGCCGTATAATCTTTAAGATCTACTTTTTGTAATCTTACTTCTTTTCCAGAAACGCCCTCTACGTGTATAAAGGGTATGAAATCTATTTTTACACGCTGCCTTTCTTCGAGCTCAAAATATGGTGAGTTATCAACCTTAGGCTTAGGCTGCGAAACAAGTATAGTTTTCACTTTCATATTGACTCCATTTTTTTAATTAGCCCTTTTACTTTGTAATGAATTCATACAAAATGAAGTAGGGTCCAATTTCGAGAGTGCAAAAATACAAAATAAAATAAAAAGGATGTTTAAAAATTTGTTCTCTATACTGTCTTAAAAGTAAAAATTGTGATATCGTATAAATCACAATAATGAGTATAATGAGGCTATAGATAAGTATATGAGGAGGTTCTAGTTGATAGACGATAAATGCACTACTGATTAACGCAAATACCCCTAACATATTTTTAACATTAAGACGCTTATAAATGAAAGGTTGCATCTTTTTATGAATGTCAAATGCATAAGTTGAAAGCCGTTCTGTTAAGAATTTCGCAATTTCAAAGGTTGAGTATCCCGCAAGGATGACGAGAAAAACGTCATAATTATCACGTATGAGCTTCTCAGTAGTAATACAAAAGGCAACATAGAGTAATAAGGATATACCTATACATTGTATCGTCGCAAGAATAAGCTGTAATGGGTGGAATATATATACACCTCTTGATCTTGTAACAATAAATCGATCTGCTCCTGTTATGGTTATAAAGTCTTCAAAACGTTGTGCATATAAAAACTTTGCAACGGCTAAAAAGACCAAGGAGGTCACCAGTAAAATGGTGATCCAGTTGTGGTAGGTAATTTCGCGAAGTATGGTTTCCAAAATATACAGTCTTTATAGACCGTTAAAAATACTACAAATTCTTTCAAAAGGCCGTTTGTACAAGTAATGAACACTCTAAAATAAGTACATTTGCGTAAACAAGATTATATGGCAAACGCTGTAGTTATTATACCCACCTACAACGAGATTGACAATATAGAGAGGCTGTTACGCAATATTTTTGCCTTACAGAGGGCCTTTCATATTCTTGTGGTTGATGATAATTCTCCAGACGGTACCGCCCAAAAGGTACAAGAACTTCAAGGTTTTTATAAAGAAAAGCTATTTCTTCTTAATAGAGAAAAGAAGAATGGTCTGGGTACAGCATACATAGCTGGTTTTAAGTGGGCGCTGCACCAAGAATACGATTATATATTTGAGATGGATGCAGATTTTTCTCATAACCCTAACGATCTTATAAGGCTTTATAACGCTTGTGCAAAAGATGGAGCAGATGTTGCTATAGGCTCTAGGTATGTGACGGGTGTAAATGTTGTAAACTGGCCTATGGGTAGAGTGCTACTAAGCTGGGGAGCTTCAAGGTATGTGCGTTTTATAACGCGTATGGATATTTATGATACTACAGCAGGGTTTATATGCTATAATAATAAGGTGCTAAGGGCTATAAATTTAGACACTATTAAATTTGTAGGCTATGCTTTTCAAATAGAGATGAAGTATAAAGCTTACTTGAAGAAATTTAAAATAGTAGAAGTGCCTGTAGTTTTTACAGATAGAACAAAAGGAGAAAGTAAGATGAGCTCTGGTATTATTTCAGAAGCGATTTTTGGAGTTATAAAAATGCGTTTACAGCATTTATTTAAAAAATAAGTATGGAAAAAATATTAATTAAAGATGCACATATTGTTAATGAGGGATCTATCTTAAGAGGAGATATACTTATTCACAATGGGGTGATAGAGGAAATTGCAGAGAGTATTAGTGCAAAATCTGGAGATGTCCATATTTTTGATGCAGAGGGTCAATACTTATTACCGGGAGTTATAGATGACCAAGTGCACTTTAGAGAGCCTGGCTTAACCCACAAAGCAAACATAGCTACAGAGTCTAGAGCAGCTGTTGCTGGAGGGATTACTTCTTTTATAGAAATGCCTAATACTAACCCACAAACTACTACTGTAGAAAAACTGGAGGAGAAGTTTGAGATTGCTAGTAAAACATCTGCTGCAAACTATTCTTTTATGTTTGGAGGGACTAACGATAATCTTGACGAAATCTTAAAAGTAGATAAGAAAAGTGTTGCGGGTCTTAAATTATTTTTAGGAAGCTCTACGGGTAATATGCTGGTTGATAACGAGGCTGTACTTGAAAAGATTTTTAAGTCTACAGATATGGTTATCTCAACCCACTGTGAAGATGAAGAGACCATTAGAGAGAATCTAGCAATATATAAAGAGCGTTATGGTGATGATATACCTATGAATCTTCACCCTATTATTAGAAGTGAAGAAGCTTGTTACATATCATCTTCTAGAGCAATAGAACTTGCTAAAAAAACTGGAGCAAGACTTCACGTTTTTCACTTATCTACGGGTAAGGAAACAGCGCTGTTTGATAATAGCATCCCACTAGCCGAAAAGAAGATTACAGCAGAGGTTTGTATACATCACCTTTGGTTTTCTGATGCAGATTATGATGAGAAAGGGTCCAGAATAAAATGGAATCCAGCTGTAAAAACTGCTCAAGATCGCGATATGCTTTTTCAAGCACTACTGGATGATAAAATAGATGTAATTGCAACAGATCACGCACCACATACTATTGAAGAAAAAGATAATGTATATACAAAGGCTCCTAGTGGTGGACCATTAGTTCAACACGCCCTGCCGGCTATGTTAGAATTTTATCACCAGGGTAAAATATCTCTAGAAAAGATTGTTGAGAAGATGTGTCACAACCCAGCGATACTTTTTCAAGTAGAAAAGCGAGGTTATATACGTAAAGGGTACAAGGCAGACCTTGTGCTAGTAGATCTTAACGCTCCTTGGACGGTTAATAAAGATAACATTCTATATAAGTGTGGTTGGTCTCCTTTTGAGGGTACTACTTTTAAATCACGTATCACACATACTTTTGTAAATGGTCGTCTCGCTTATAAAAACTTTAAGGTGTATGATGAACTTTTTGGAGAGCGTCTTACGTTTGATAGATAATGAGGAAACTTTATATAATCATATCCATTATTTCAGTTGTCACTAGTTGTCAAGAAATTCCAGAAGTTCAAAAGCCAGAAGGCTTTATAGAGCAACCCGTGATGGAAGAGATTCTTTATGAATCTATTTTAATTAATGCCGCCCAAGGGTATAATATTGCAAAGCTTAAACTCATAGGTCTCAAACCAGACACCTACGTGTATGATAAGTTTAATATAGACAGTGCTACTTATGCTCAAAATGTAGCATACTATACCACAGATATAGATGCTTATAGGGAAATGAATGCAAAAGTACTCGACAGGATAAAAGCCCAGCTAGCTGTAGATGACTCAATAGAAACTGCCGAGCGCAAGCTTAAAGACTCCTTAAGAACAGCTCGAGCGAAGGAAATTCAGAAAGAAAAGCAAGAAAAAGGTAAAATAGGAAACAACCCTAATATACCTACTCGCACGGTAACAGATTCTTTTGCGAGAAAATATCGTAAAGATAATTAATGATTAAGATGCTTTGCTACACGATCTAGAGTTGCTGTTAGTGCTGTAGGTGTATAGTTAAATGTGCTGCATAGCTTATCGTTTCTATACCTGCTTTCTGTCTGTAGAGATTTATACCCTATGCTTGTAATTTGTCTTTTTTTTACAAAAACACCTCTTACCATATCTAGTGTATTTACAACTTTGAGAATCACTGTAGATAATGGTTTGCTAGGTGGTTTTAGGTTTAGGACAGTTGCGATTTTAGAAAAAAGTAACTTGTATGAAACCGTGTGTCCTACTGCAATATAACGCTCTTGTTTTATGGAGCCATTCATTGCGCTTATCATAAGAGATACAAGATCTTTAACATCTATTATACCTGTAGACCCAGTAGGGAAGTACGATTTTTTTTTAAGAATATATGAAAAGAGCTTCCCGCTACCAGAAGTATAATCGCCTTCTCCTATAATAACGCCAGGGTTAAATATAACAGCGTTAAGTCCCTCTTCCGTACCGCGCCATACTTCCATTTCGGCGCCATTTTTTGTGAGGGCATATACAGAGTTTTTGGCATCTGGGTCCCAGTAGTTTTCTTCGGTAATGGGGTTGTTTGGTGTGCTGGCTAGGGTAGCTATGGAGCTTAGATGAACGAGTTTTTCTACACCTGTACTTAAACTTAGGTTTACAACATTTGCGGTTCCTTCTACATTTACTTTTGTGAGTTCGTCAAATCGATAAGGATCAAAAGAGATCAAAGCGGCACAGTGGTAAACGTGAGTTACACCTGTAAAGACAGCACTTAGTGTAGGTATATCTGTAATATCTCCCAGCGCCCATTCTATAAGGTGTGTGTGGGTTTCCGCTTTCGCGAAAGCGTAATACGCAAGCACCTCTTCCTTTTTATGCTCACTGCGATATAATGCACGCACGGGTTTGCCACTTTCTATAAGTGAGAGGAGTAGGTGTCTACCTACTAGGCCTGTGCTTCCGGTGATTAAAATCATATTGTAAAGATACGCGACACGAGGGTAATGAGGGCGCCTCTTATATAATGTCTTTTTCCAGAAAAAGGATGATCACAGGTGATGGCTTATTTTTATATTTGCTTTTGCAGTTAAAACGATAAGATGATCAAGAATTTTGTAGAAGAATTAAAGTGGCGTGGTATGGTACACGATGCAATGCCACAAACAGAAGAACACTTAATGGAGGCAATGCGCTCTGCTTATGTAGGTTTTGACCCTACTGCAGATTCTTTGCACATAGGTAACCTTGTGCCTATTATGCTACTTGCACATTTTCAGAGAGCTGGTCATAGACCTGTTGCTTTAGTAGGTGGTGCTACGGGTATGATAGGAGACCCATCTGGAAAATCTTCTGAGCGTAATCTTCTCGATGAGGAGACTCTAAGACACAATCAAGAATGTGTGCGCAAACAGTTATCACAGTTTTTAGACTTTACATCTGGGGCAGAGAACCAAGCTCTTATGGTAAATAACTATGACTGGATGAAGGAGTTTTCTTTTCTAGACTTTATACGTGATGTAGGAAAGCATATTACAGTAAACTATATGATGGCAAAAGATTCTGTAAAAAATCGCCTCACAGGTGAGAGTGCAGATGGTATGTCATTTACAGAGTTTACTTACCAGATGGTACAGGGGTATGACTTCTTACATCTATATAAAAATAATGACTGTACGTTACAGATGGGTGGTAGTGACCAGTGGGGTAATATCACCACAGGTACAGAGCTTATACGTCGTATAGCTGGAGGTAAGGGCTACGCGCTTACGTGCCCACTTATTACTAAGTCTGACGGAAGCAAATTTGGTAAGTCTGAGGGTGGTAATGTATGGCTAGATTCAAATAGAACATCACCTTATAAATTTTACCAGTACTGGCTTAATACAAGTGATGAAGATGCGGCTAAGTACATTAAGATATTTACTTTTTTAGATCGTGAGGAGATAGAGGCTCTTATTGAGACTCACAAAGAAGCACCACACCAGCGAGCTTTACAAAAGAGACTTGCAGAAGAGGTAACAACTACGGTACACGATGAAGAGGCTCTTAAAAAAGCAATTGCAGCTTCAAATATGCTTTTTGGAAAAAGTACGAGTGAGGATTTAAAATCACTAGACGAAGCTACGTTTCTAGATGTTTTTGAAGGAGTACCTCAAGCAGATATTGCAAAAACAGAGATTGAAGCCGGTCTTGATGTGATTGCCGCTCTAGCCGAAAAAACAGGTTTTTTAAAATCTAATGGAGAAGCTAGGCGTGCGCTTAAAGAAAACTCTATATCTCTTAATAAGGAGAAGGTAGGAGAAGATCGTACTATACAATCTTCAGATCTTATAAATGATACATTTATACTATTACAAAGAGGTAGAAAAAACTACTTCTTAATACGCGCTGTATAGTACCTAATAGAATAGTTATATAAATGAAAACCCCAGTGTTCTTAAAAAGAGCATCTGGGGTTTTCTAACTAACTAACCAATCTATCATTAAGTCGTATTTAATTCTTAGTCCTTACAGATTGCCACTCTATATCTGCTTTTTTCTTTAGGCTTTCTGCACCCTCTTCATTCCACTTATCAAGGGTGTTAACTCCCCAGGAGTTGTAAAACAGGTATAACTTGCCATCTCTTATCTCAAAGGTTTCTGGATCTACACTTACTTTTTTACCTTTATCTGCTATCGCATAGGCGCAATACCCTCCGTACTGGGGTATAAACTCTTCTGGAGCGGCTTTAAAACGATCTAGGTTAGCTTGACTAGCAAACTTAAACTTAGCCCCATCATAGGTAGTTGTATATTTTTTATCGCCCTCAATAGCCTTATTGTTAAAATACTCAGTTACGTCATAACCTTCGGCAGCATAGCCTTTTTTAAGATTATAATCTGTCTCTTGAGCGCTGGCCGTAAGGCTCATTAATGCTATAATAAAAAATGTAATTGTTCTCATAAGAAGTATTTATGTGTCTATACCTACGCAATTTAAGTCGCAAGAGTTTTGAGATAATTACAACTTCAAAGTGTTGTTTTTAAAGCGCCATAAGATTGCACCCGCGTATGTCTGAATTATCAAACCTGCCTATCACACTAAAACTGCCATCCTCGTAAACTTTACCTAGATCTTGAGTTGCTATAAATGAGCAAGAATTTTTATTTGCGAGATCTATTATGTTGAGTCCGCCGCTTTTTAAGTCTGTGAGTAGGGTAAGTGCATCTTCTGTATCGCGTGTGTAGACTTTTATCCACGGTGGTGTGGTAAAAATTCCATCGCCAGAAGAATATCCTTGACTTAATAGCTCTGTCATACCATACTCGCTATGTATTTTTTCTACCCCAA harbors:
- a CDS encoding DUF4271 domain-containing protein, with translation METILREITYHNWITILLVTSLVFLAVAKFLYAQRFEDFITITGADRFIVTRSRGVYIFHPLQLILATIQCIGISLLLYVAFCITTEKLIRDNYDVFLVILAGYSTFEIAKFLTERLSTYAFDIHKKMQPFIYKRLNVKNMLGVFALISSAFIVYQLEPPHILIYSLIILIIVIYTISQFLLLRQYREQIFKHPFYFILYFCTLEIGPYFILYEFITK
- a CDS encoding polyprenol monophosphomannose synthase — encoded protein: MANAVVIIPTYNEIDNIERLLRNIFALQRAFHILVVDDNSPDGTAQKVQELQGFYKEKLFLLNREKKNGLGTAYIAGFKWALHQEYDYIFEMDADFSHNPNDLIRLYNACAKDGADVAIGSRYVTGVNVVNWPMGRVLLSWGASRYVRFITRMDIYDTTAGFICYNNKVLRAINLDTIKFVGYAFQIEMKYKAYLKKFKIVEVPVVFTDRTKGESKMSSGIISEAIFGVIKMRLQHLFKK
- a CDS encoding dihydroorotase, whose product is MEKILIKDAHIVNEGSILRGDILIHNGVIEEIAESISAKSGDVHIFDAEGQYLLPGVIDDQVHFREPGLTHKANIATESRAAVAGGITSFIEMPNTNPQTTTVEKLEEKFEIASKTSAANYSFMFGGTNDNLDEILKVDKKSVAGLKLFLGSSTGNMLVDNEAVLEKIFKSTDMVISTHCEDEETIRENLAIYKERYGDDIPMNLHPIIRSEEACYISSSRAIELAKKTGARLHVFHLSTGKETALFDNSIPLAEKKITAEVCIHHLWFSDADYDEKGSRIKWNPAVKTAQDRDMLFQALLDDKIDVIATDHAPHTIEEKDNVYTKAPSGGPLVQHALPAMLEFYHQGKISLEKIVEKMCHNPAILFQVEKRGYIRKGYKADLVLVDLNAPWTVNKDNILYKCGWSPFEGTTFKSRITHTFVNGRLAYKNFKVYDELFGERLTFDR
- a CDS encoding DUF4296 domain-containing protein — its product is MRKLYIIISIISVVTSCQEIPEVQKPEGFIEQPVMEEILYESILINAAQGYNIAKLKLIGLKPDTYVYDKFNIDSATYAQNVAYYTTDIDAYREMNAKVLDRIKAQLAVDDSIETAERKLKDSLRTARAKEIQKEKQEKGKIGNNPNIPTRTVTDSFARKYRKDN
- a CDS encoding NAD-dependent epimerase/dehydratase family protein is translated as MILITGSTGLVGRHLLLSLIESGKPVRALYRSEHKKEEVLAYYAFAKAETHTHLIEWALGDITDIPTLSAVFTGVTHVYHCAALISFDPYRFDELTKVNVEGTANVVNLSLSTGVEKLVHLSSIATLASTPNNPITEENYWDPDAKNSVYALTKNGAEMEVWRGTEEGLNAVIFNPGVIIGEGDYTSGSGKLFSYILKKKSYFPTGSTGIIDVKDLVSLMISAMNGSIKQERYIAVGHTVSYKLLFSKIATVLNLKPPSKPLSTVILKVVNTLDMVRGVFVKKRQITSIGYKSLQTESRYRNDKLCSTFNYTPTALTATLDRVAKHLNH
- the tyrS gene encoding tyrosine--tRNA ligase; this translates as MIKNFVEELKWRGMVHDAMPQTEEHLMEAMRSAYVGFDPTADSLHIGNLVPIMLLAHFQRAGHRPVALVGGATGMIGDPSGKSSERNLLDEETLRHNQECVRKQLSQFLDFTSGAENQALMVNNYDWMKEFSFLDFIRDVGKHITVNYMMAKDSVKNRLTGESADGMSFTEFTYQMVQGYDFLHLYKNNDCTLQMGGSDQWGNITTGTELIRRIAGGKGYALTCPLITKSDGSKFGKSEGGNVWLDSNRTSPYKFYQYWLNTSDEDAAKYIKIFTFLDREEIEALIETHKEAPHQRALQKRLAEEVTTTVHDEEALKKAIAASNMLFGKSTSEDLKSLDEATFLDVFEGVPQADIAKTEIEAGLDVIAALAEKTGFLKSNGEARRALKENSISLNKEKVGEDRTIQSSDLINDTFILLQRGRKNYFLIRAV
- a CDS encoding YHS domain-containing (seleno)protein translates to MRTITFFIIALMSLTASAQETDYNLKKGYAAEGYDVTEYFNNKAIEGDKKYTTTYDGAKFKFASQANLDRFKAAPEEFIPQYGGYCAYAIADKGKKVSVDPETFEIRDGKLYLFYNSWGVNTLDKWNEEGAESLKKKADIEWQSVRTKN